From one Lycium barbarum isolate Lr01 chromosome 6, ASM1917538v2, whole genome shotgun sequence genomic stretch:
- the LOC132644801 gene encoding uncharacterized protein LOC132644801 gives MTQKANLFKGQQKKQSVPSRHGKVPQIRKGKRVVKPSKHTKQMDVDRELTKFINHCNEAKAATFATKDGGQLCILKKPESSSGAKK, from the exons ATGACACAAAAAGCAAATCTATTCAAAGGGCAACAGAAGAAGCAATCAGTACCCAGTCGACATGGAAAAGTCCCTCAAATTCGCAaag GGAAGAGAGTTGTGAAACCCTCGAAGCACACAAAGCAGATGGACGTCGATCGA GAGTTGACAAAGTTTATTAATCACTGCAATGAAGCAAAAGCAGCCACTTTTGCTACTAAGGATGGTGGTCAATTATGTATACTTAAAAAGCCTGAGTCCTCAAGCGGTGCAAAGAAGTGA
- the LOC132644190 gene encoding uncharacterized protein LOC132644190, protein MNRNVADRTPVNREIPRLSEYNFCVDVATIAAAVIRNRETRHPRPIQSDLEKRDKILICKYHHTHGHRTEDCRQLREEVAHLFNLGHLREFLSEQAKTHFKNVDANKQDRPEEPQQVIHMIMGGTDVPLGSVVKHTKVSITREKRIRNYEPADPILYSDEDMEGIFQPHNDALVISVLVNKFRIKRVLIDRGSSANIIRCRVIEQLVLDQIVPAIRVLNGFNMACETTKGEITLPINKPETTQQTKFYVIEGDMGYNALLGRPWIHLMKAVPSTMHQALKFLTSEGIKTIHGEQQAAKEMFAIEESVTTAMISEWNEGESAK, encoded by the coding sequence ATGAACAGAAATGTTGCCGATAGAACCCCGGTAAATAGAGAAATCCCAAGGTTGTCCGAGTATAATTTCTGTGTCGATGTAGCAACCATAGCAGCGGCCGTTATCCGTAACAGGGAAACAAGACACCCAAGGCCAATCCAATCTGACCTAGAGAAGCGGGATAAAATCCTTATTTGCAAATACCATCACACTCACGGCCACCGAACTGAAGATTGTCGGCAGTTGAGAGAGGAGGTTGCCCATCTGTTTAATTTGGGACACCTTCGAGAATTTCTAAGTGAACAAGCAAAAACTCACTTCAAGAACGTGGATGCCAACAAGCAGGATAGGCCGGAAGAGCCTCAGCAAGTGATCCACATGATCATGGGAGGAACGGATGTCCCCCTAGGGTCGGTAGTGAAACACACCAAAGTTTCCATAACAAGAGAAAAGCGTATTCGGAATTATGAACCCGCCGACCCCATCTTATACAGTGACGAGGACATGGAAGGCATCTTTCAGCCTCATAACGATGCTCTGGTAATATCTGtccttgtcaataaatttagaattaaACGTGTGTTGATTGATCGaggtagctcggctaatatcatccGATGTAGAGTCATCGAGCAACTAGTACTAGATCAGATTGTGCCAGCAATACGAGTCCTCAACGGATTCAACATGGCCTGCGAAACTACGAAGGGTGAGATCACCCTACCGATCAACAAGCCCGAAACTACGCAGCAGACCAAATTTTATGTGATAGAAGGAGACATGGGATACAACGCATtattaggaagaccgtggattcaCCTCATGAAAGCGGTCCCCTCAACTATGCATCAGGCGTTGAAATTCCTGACCTCAGAAGGGATCAAAACCATTCATGGTGAGCAACAGgccgcaaaggaaatgttcgcaatCGAAGAATCTGTTACGACGGCAATGATATCGGAATGGAACGAAGGGGAAAGTGCCAAATAA